The genomic stretch ATTCCCCATCATTGATACCGCCTTGGGGAAACTGCCAGGAATGTTGTCCCCGGCGACGGGCCCACAGCACCTGGCCCTGCTGATTGCAAATCACTATGCCGACATTTGGACGGAAACCGTCGTTATCGATCATGCCAGCCTCAAAACAGTGCGTTATTGCTTGGATTGTTCCACAGATATGATTGACCAGCAAAAGGAATTCGAGGCCAGGAGCCGGGGCTGTGGAACAACTACCCCATCAACCCAAGGTTATCCACAGCCTTACACTGTCATCCATACACATATTCTGTGGACAGTGGTGTTGATAAACTGGTGAGTAAAATCAGGAGAGCTGATGGGTATCAGGCAAGTGGCGAACAGCACGAACTGGAAAATCAAATTAGACATTGTTTTTAAAAGGGTTAATTTATAAAAAGCGATCGCTTCGATCCATTGACAGCACTTGGGGATCTGATCGTTTGTGTTTTTCGATGTGGGTAACTTTATTCGCTCAGGAGTTAATCAACGGCATTTAATCCACAGATAAAGGCCGATTTCTACACAGCGGCCGGCACCCACTGCCCGTCTTTGGCAGTTATCCCAGATTTTTGTGTATGAGAATGTGGATAGTTAGCCCCGAGCCCTTGGGTATTCATGGTTCTGCAGCAAGTTGGTGAAAAGAATCCTTTAAAGATCATGCAGTAATGGAACGATCGCGCTGTGTATAAACCAAGATCAGGCGACTGCCCAAGATCTGTACACCCAAAGCGCCGTTTTGCCAGTAGAATCTCGGTCATGCAAACGCCCCATCCGCACCCCGAACCCCCGCAAAGCCTGGAACAGCTGATGGCCAGAGCCAACAGCCTGGCTGGCTACAACCTTGGCCAACTGGGCGAAATTGCCGGTCTTGGCATCCCGGGGCACCTGCGCCGCGAGAAAGGCTGGATGGGCATGCTGCTCGAAACCCTCTTGGGCGCCAAGGCCGGCTCCAAGCCAGAGCCCGACTTCCCCCATCTGGGCGTAGAGCTTAAAACCCTGCCGGTAGACAGGCATGGCAAACCGCTGGAAAGCACCTTTGTGGCCGTCGCGCCAGCCGAGGGCTGGCAGGGCGTTACCTGGGAAACCAGCCATGTGCGCCAAAAACTGGCCTGCGTGCTGTGGATCCCCATCCTCGCCGAGCGGCAACTGGCCCCGGCCGAGCGGGTTGTTGCCACGCCGCTGCTGTGGCGCCCCAACCCCGTCCAAGAGCAAGCACTGCGCCAAGATTGGGAAGAGCTGGTAGAACAGCTAGCCCTGGGACACTTTGATGAGATAAGTGCCCACAAGGGCCAGGTGCTGCAATTAAGGCCCAAAGCCGCCAACGGCAGAGTCAAGGTCCAGGCCCGCAATGCCGAGGGTCAACTGGTGGCTGTCCAGCCCAAGGGCTTTTACCTACGCGCACATTTTACCCGCCAACTACTGGCAGAAGCCTTCAGCCTCGTATAACCTAGCCATTATTGATAATAGTTATCATTTGATGGGGTTCGAGATGGTTTTGCCTACAGGGATACGTATCGGCTTACTGTCGCTGGTCGCCTTGGCGTGGTGGCCTATCCACCACAGCGAGGTTTGGCTGGCCCATGGTTTCTTTGGCATGGCCTTGGTGTTCCTGTTATTCAGCCCGGTTGTCGCCATCAGGCTTTGCGCCCCTATCTTGTGCTTAAGCACAGTATTGACATTGATCCCCTGACAGCCCCGATAAAGGGGGTTATGCTGATTTACAAAGCACCCAGGCAGTCAAGAGGTTGATATGACTAGTATCGCCATCATCGGCGCCGGGTTAAGTGGTATCACCGCTGCCCGGATCTTGCAGGGACACGGACTCACCCCCACCATCTTTGAAAAATGCCAAGCCAGCGGCGGCCGCATGAGCAGCCGTACCAGCCAATGGGGGAGTTTTGACCTTGGCGCCCAGTACTTTACTGCCCGGCACCCGCGCTTTATCGACGAATTAGGCAACTGGATAGCCCAAGGGATCGCCACCGAATGGCTGGTCACGCCTTATCAACTGTCCAGCAGCAGCCGTCTGCATACCCAGGATGTGGTGCAGCGCTATGTCGGCCTGCCCCATATGGGTGCCATTACCCGTTTTTTGGAAAGTAATCTGGATGTCCGCTGCGGCCAAACCATCTGCGGCTGCCATCACCGGGATGAACAATGGTGGCTTGAGAACACCCGAGGTGAAGCCTTTGGCCCCTTCGATGGTCTGTTAGTCACCACCCCGGCGCCCCAGGCCGTGCCATTGGTGAGCGCCAGCCCACGCCTGGCCATGCTGGCCCGCAAGGTGCGCATGCAGCCGACCTGGGCCCTAGGCCTGGCCTTCACCCAGGCTCTTGATACCGAGATCAATGCCGCCTTTGTAGAGAACGACAGCATCGACTGGCTGGCTCTGGACTCCGACAAACCCGGCCGCTTGGCCCAGCCCCAGCGCTGGGTTGTTCACGCCACCAGCGACTGGAGCGCCAGCCACATGGAGCTTGAGCCCGAAGAGGTCGTAAGCATCCTCAGTGAGCAATTCTTCAAGCTGCTGGGGGTGCCAGCCCGTAAACCGGATGAAGCCATCGCCAAACGCTGGCGCTTTGCAAGAGGTAACCTCGACGGTGCCAGCGGTTTTGATCAGCGCCTGCGTCTCGGTTGTGGTGGTGATTGGAGCCACGGCGCCCGAGTGGAAGGGGCCTGGCTGGCCGGCCAGGAGCTGGCCGAGCGCATGCTGGCCGCCTTGCAAAAAGAGGGTTAGGCCAACCAACACCAGCCATAAAAAAAGCCGCCCGAAGGCGGCTTTTTTGGTAGTGAAGTCGCGAAGCTTAGGCTTCAGCAACCACAACCACTTTAACGTTAGCGAATACATCGCTGTGCAGTTGCAGCTCGATGTCGAACTCGCCGGTAGAGCGCAGGGCGCCTTCGGGCAGTTTAACTTCGGACTTGGCAACGGCTACGCCTTTGGCGCTGATGGCGTCGGCGATATCGCGAGTACCGATAGAACCGAACAGTTTGCCTTCATCACCGGCTTTGGCAGCGATTTCAACGCTTTCCAGACCTTTAACCTGCTCGGCACGAGCTTCGGCAGCAGCCAGAACTTCAGCCAGTTTGGCTTCCAGTTCGGCGCGACGCGCTTCGAAGTGAGCAACGTTGTCGCGGGTAGCCATAACAGCTTTACCCTGCGGGATCAGGAAGTTACGAGCGTAACCAGCTTTAACTTTGACTTGATCACCCAGGCTGCCCAGGTTAGCGATCTTGTCCAACAGAATAACGTTCATTGACGATTCCTCTCAACTCTATCCCAGGACGGACCTTACTTGTGCAGGTCGGTGTAAGGCAGCAGAGCCAGGTAGCGGGCGCGCTTGATAGCACGGGCCAGCTGGCGCTGATACTTGGCGCTGGTACCGGTGATACGGCTAGGTACGATCTTGCCGCTCTCGGTGATGTAGTTCTTCAGAGTTGCGATGTCTTTGTAATCGATTTCAGTGACGCCTTCTGCAGTGAAACGGCAGAACTTGCGACGACGGAAGAAACGGGCCATGGGGCTTATCTCCTAATTCAACAATTCGATGTGCTGGGCATGCAGTACCACTTTGGCCAGGCCGTCTCGGCCCATATGGCTGACCAGAAATCCGGTCACGGTCACTGCCGACCCCATCTCTAATAGCCGGGTTTGTTGTTCAAGGTCTTCACCACTGGCAACCACTGCTATTCGCAGCTTCGCCTGCCTGGCCATATTGGCCTCGCTCTGAGAGGAGTAATGCTCCAGCCAGAACTGGCAGTGTGGGATCCCAACCGGACTCTTGCTGCGCCTTGGCGCCTTGGCAAGATGCCCGTCCAACTGCACCCGATTACGTTGCACTTGCCTTACTCGGCGCTGGCCTCTTCGGCTTCAACGCTATCTTCGCGATCGTCACGACGGTCACGACGCTCTTCCTTGGCCTTGGCCATAGGAGAAACTTCGGTCACAGCGTGCTTGGTACGCATGATGGCGTGACGCAGGATAGCGTCGTTGAAGCGGAAGGTGCTTTCCAGCTCGTCAACCACTTCTTGAGAGGTTTCAACGTTCAGCAGAACGTAGTGAGCCTTGTGCAGCTTGTTGATCGGGTAAGCCAGTTGACGGCGGCCCCAGTCTTCCAGGCGAGTTACTTCACCGCCGCCATTTTTGATGGCACCAGTGTAGCGCTCGATCATGCCCGGAACCTGCTCGCTTTGATCAGGGTGAACCATGATCACGATTTCGTAATGACGCATGATTGCTCCTTACGGGTTAGTAGCCTCACAACCCGGCTCGACCGCGGACCGGTGGGGAGGCAAGGAGATTGATTAGAACGGCCGATACAAGGGCGCAAATTCTACAGAATCGAGGATTTTCATACAAGGCAGATTTTTATACCCTAGCGAGGCTGGCATACTGGCGCAGTCAGGGCAGGGAAAGCCGTCTTACTAGGGGATGAGATAGATGCGTTTTTTGGGGTTGTTATTGCTGTTGGTGGTGTCCAATGCCTGGGCGCTGGTACCGCCTTATTATGGCAAGTCCAAGGCAGAATACCGTTTCGCCTCGGAAGCGGAAGTCGGCCTGTCTTATTACAACGGCAACACCAACACCGAAAGCTACAACACCCGCCTGAAAGTGGCCATGGACACCGACCAAACCCACCAAGAAGTGGTGTTTATGTCCAACTACGCCCAGGACAGCAACTCCACCAGCGCCGAAGAATACCAATTGCAGCTGCAGTCAGACTTAAAGATGTGGGCCGACCACTACCTGTTCCTGCGTGGCAGCCAGATCTTCGACCGCTTCGGCTCCTACAGCTCGGAAACCTCACTGTCGTCCGGTTACGGTACCAACCTCATCAGCCGCCGTTTTACCTCGCTCAAGTTCGAGATAGGCCCAGGTTATCGCCTGCAGGCGCCGCCCGATGACAGCGATAAAAGCCAGATTAACGAGGCCATTATCCGCACCGCCCTCAAGTTTGAGCGCCGCATTCATGAGCGAACCCGCTTTAACATCGGTTTGGATCTGGAAGCCGGTATACAAAACACCACCGGCGTACTGGATGCGTCCCTCACTAACCAGCTGTGGGACGATTTAGCGTTGAAACTGGGCTTTTATTACCGCTATTCAGAAGTGGTGGATGCCGATAAATCCAACTTCGACACCCACTCCACCTTGAACCTGCTTTATACGTTCTGACGCTGGCGCACGATTTCGAACAGGCACACGCCGGTAGCCACCGACACGTTGAGGCTGGATACCAGCCCCGCCATGGGAATGGCCACCAGTTCGTCGCAGTGCTCGCGGGTCAGGCGGCGAAGCCCTTTGCCCTCGGCCCCCATGACCAGCGCCATCGGGCCGGTCAGGCGGGTACCATAAAGGGTTTTATCGGTTTCGCCGGCCGTTCCCACTATCCACACCCCCTGCTCCTTCAAGCTGCGAAGGGTGCGGGCCAGGTTGGTCACTTCTACCAAGGGCACCGTCTCTGCCGCGCCACAGGCGACTTTACGCACCGTGGCGTTGAGGCTGGCCGAGTTGTTCTTGGGCACGATAACCGCCGTGGCACCGGCGGCATCGGCCGTACGCAAACAGGCCCCCAGGTTGTGGGGGTCGGTCACGCCATCAAGCACCAGCAGCAGCGGCTGCTGAGCCCTTTCCAGTAACTCAGCCAACTTGTTTTCGTTGAGCGCCTTGGCCGCTTTTATCTCGGCCATCACGCCTTGATGCACGGCGCCTTTGGATTTCTCGTCCAGGGTCTTTTTGGCCACCCATTCGATGGCCAGGCCCATGCTTTGCGCGTCGGCAACAACATCGGCTAAACGTTGGTCCTGGCGCTCGCGGGCAACCCAGAGCTTAAGCAGTGTCTCCGGCTGGCGCTCGATGGCGCCTTCAATGGCATGAATACCGAAGATCCAATCCTGACTCATGATGCCTCTTACTTCTTACTATGGGGTTTCTTGCCGCCTTTGG from Gallaecimonas pentaromativorans encodes the following:
- the mutH gene encoding DNA mismatch repair endonuclease MutH, coding for MQTPHPHPEPPQSLEQLMARANSLAGYNLGQLGEIAGLGIPGHLRREKGWMGMLLETLLGAKAGSKPEPDFPHLGVELKTLPVDRHGKPLESTFVAVAPAEGWQGVTWETSHVRQKLACVLWIPILAERQLAPAERVVATPLLWRPNPVQEQALRQDWEELVEQLALGHFDEISAHKGQVLQLRPKAANGRVKVQARNAEGQLVAVQPKGFYLRAHFTRQLLAEAFSLV
- the rpsR gene encoding 30S ribosomal protein S18, which encodes MARFFRRRKFCRFTAEGVTEIDYKDIATLKNYITESGKIVPSRITGTSAKYQRQLARAIKRARYLALLPYTDLHK
- the rplI gene encoding 50S ribosomal protein L9 → MNVILLDKIANLGSLGDQVKVKAGYARNFLIPQGKAVMATRDNVAHFEARRAELEAKLAEVLAAAEARAEQVKGLESVEIAAKAGDEGKLFGSIGTRDIADAISAKGVAVAKSEVKLPEGALRSTGEFDIELQLHSDVFANVKVVVVAEA
- the rpsF gene encoding 30S ribosomal protein S6, producing MRHYEIVIMVHPDQSEQVPGMIERYTGAIKNGGGEVTRLEDWGRRQLAYPINKLHKAHYVLLNVETSQEVVDELESTFRFNDAILRHAIMRTKHAVTEVSPMAKAKEERRDRRDDREDSVEAEEASAE
- the priB gene encoding primosomal replication protein N codes for the protein MQRNRVQLDGHLAKAPRRSKSPVGIPHCQFWLEHYSSQSEANMARQAKLRIAVVASGEDLEQQTRLLEMGSAVTVTGFLVSHMGRDGLAKVVLHAQHIELLN
- a CDS encoding NAD(P)/FAD-dependent oxidoreductase encodes the protein MTSIAIIGAGLSGITAARILQGHGLTPTIFEKCQASGGRMSSRTSQWGSFDLGAQYFTARHPRFIDELGNWIAQGIATEWLVTPYQLSSSSRLHTQDVVQRYVGLPHMGAITRFLESNLDVRCGQTICGCHHRDEQWWLENTRGEAFGPFDGLLVTTPAPQAVPLVSASPRLAMLARKVRMQPTWALGLAFTQALDTEINAAFVENDSIDWLALDSDKPGRLAQPQRWVVHATSDWSASHMELEPEEVVSILSEQFFKLLGVPARKPDEAIAKRWRFARGNLDGASGFDQRLRLGCGGDWSHGARVEGAWLAGQELAERMLAALQKEG
- a CDS encoding DUF481 domain-containing protein, with protein sequence MRFLGLLLLLVVSNAWALVPPYYGKSKAEYRFASEAEVGLSYYNGNTNTESYNTRLKVAMDTDQTHQEVVFMSNYAQDSNSTSAEEYQLQLQSDLKMWADHYLFLRGSQIFDRFGSYSSETSLSSGYGTNLISRRFTSLKFEIGPGYRLQAPPDDSDKSQINEAIIRTALKFERRIHERTRFNIGLDLEAGIQNTTGVLDASLTNQLWDDLALKLGFYYRYSEVVDADKSNFDTHSTLNLLYTF
- the rlmB gene encoding 23S rRNA (guanosine(2251)-2'-O)-methyltransferase RlmB — encoded protein: MSQDWIFGIHAIEGAIERQPETLLKLWVARERQDQRLADVVADAQSMGLAIEWVAKKTLDEKSKGAVHQGVMAEIKAAKALNENKLAELLERAQQPLLLVLDGVTDPHNLGACLRTADAAGATAVIVPKNNSASLNATVRKVACGAAETVPLVEVTNLARTLRSLKEQGVWIVGTAGETDKTLYGTRLTGPMALVMGAEGKGLRRLTREHCDELVAIPMAGLVSSLNVSVATGVCLFEIVRQRQNV